A region of the Streptomyces durocortorensis genome:
AACATGGCGGGGTGAGCGAACTGTTGGGCACAACGACCACGCGAGGCGGAGGAATCGGCGGGGGGAGCACGCCTTGAGCCATTCGGGTTGCGGGGCCCCGCGTCACCCGAGCGGCGCGAAGAACCGCCGTACCACGCGTTCGGCCGCGCGCCCGTCGTCGTACGGGCAGAACCGCTCCCGGAACGCGGTGCGCAGCGCGGCCGACGCCGGCGAGCGCCACTCCCCCGTCCGGAACACCTCGGCCAGTCGGCCGGAGGTGGTGGTGACGGTGCCGGGGGTGTCGCCGGGTCGGCCGGAGAGCAGGTCGAAGTACGTACCGCGCGTGGTCCGGTAGGCGTCCCAGTCGGGGGCGTGGACGACGATCGGGCGGTCCAGGCAGGCATAGTCGAACGTCAGGGACGAGTAGTCGGTGATCAACGCGTCTGCGGCGAGGCAGAGTTCCTCGACGCGCGGGTGGGAGGTGACGTCGATGACCCGGCCCCCTTCCGGCCCGGCGATCCCGGCCGACCGCCCGTAGAAGTAGTGGGCGCGGACCAACAGCACGTACGCCGGGCCCAGTTCGCGTGCCAGCCGCTCCGGGTCGAGGTCGGGGACGAAACCGTCGCGGTAGTCGCGGTGGGTCGGGGCGTAGAGCAGCGCGGTCTGCCCCTCCTCGATGCCGAGTCCGGCGCGGATCTTCGCGATGTCCTCGGTGGTGGCGGTGAAGTAGACGTCGTTACGGGGGTAGCCGAGGTCGAGCCGTTCGTAGGAGGCCTCGCCCGGGGCAGGGTAGACGCGGTCCCAGACCTCGGTGCTGTGCGGGTTGGCGGACAGGCTGAAGTCCCACTGGGCGACATGGGCGAGGATCTTGCCGAAGTCGGCCTTCCGGGCGAGGGCGGGGTAGGCGCGCTGGTCCAGGCCCATGGTCTTCAGCGGGGTCCCGTGGTGGGTCTGGAGGTAGCGCTGGCCGGGGCGCTTGGTGAAGCCGCCGGGGAAGCTGGAGTTGTTCACCAGGTAGGTGGCGGTGGCCATCGCCCGCCAGTAGGGGCGCGAGCCCTCGATGACGTACGGCACACCCGGCGGCATCCGGTCGCGATGCCGGGAGGAGACCACCCACAACCCCTCGATGTGCGGGGCGAGTTCACGGGCCCGGGCGTGGATCGCGGCGGGGTTGCAGGCGACGCCCCGGTTCCAGTACGCCCCGTAGACGGCGAGGTTCGGGTCGAGCGGGCGGTGAAGGTCGGTCCGGTAGGCGGCCCGCATCACCTGGCGACGGACGAACCGCTTCGCGGACGCGGCGGACAGGGCGGGCGCACGACGGGGCATGGGAGCCGAGGGTAGTCGTGGCCCGGCGCGCCCGGCCGCCCGCGTTCACCCGTTCGGGGCAGCGCAGGTGACCCCGGGGCCCACCCTCGGTTGACCAGGACATGAAGCCACCACTCCTCAGCGTCGTCGTCCCCGTCCACAACGTCGAGGACTACTTGGAGGACTGCCTGCGCTCGGTGGCGGACCAGAGCCTCGAAGCGATCGAGGTGGTCATGGTCGACGACGGTTCGACGGACGGCAGCGCACGGATCGCGGCGGAGTTCGCCGCCCGGGACGACCGCTTCCGGCTGGTCCGGCAGGAGAACGCGGGCCTGAGCGCGGCCCGCAACACCGGCGTCCGGCACACCACCCCCACCGTGCCCTACCTGGCGTTCGCGGACAGCGACGACATCGTCGTGCACGACGCGTACGAGCGGATGACGGCCTCGCTGGAGTCGACCGGCTCCGATCTGGTGACCGGCAATGTGTGGCGGCTGACCGGCCAGGGGCGGCAGCAGGCCTGGCAGTACCGCTGGCTGACCGCCCCCCGCCCCCGTACCCACATCACCCGGGACCCGCGTCTGCTGGCCGACCGGGTGGCGTGGAACAAGGTCTTCCGGCGGTCCTTCTGGGACGCGCACGCCTTCGCCTTCCCCGAGGGCAAGCTGTACGAGGACACCCCCGTGATGATCCCCGCGCACTATCTCGCCGGGTCCGTCGACGTCCTGCACGAGCACGTCTACTACTGGCGGGTGCGGGAGGGCTCGATCACCCGGCGGCGTACGGACGTCACCGGCGTACGGGACCGGATCGCCGCGTGCGAGGAGGTCAGCGCGTTCCTGGGCGGCCGGGACGCGACGCAGCGGCAGGCGTACGACGCGTCCTGTCTGCGCGACGACTTCGGGTACTTCCTGGACGGCCTGCCGATGGGCGGCCAGGCGTACCGGGCGGCGTTCCTGGAGGGGGCCGGGGCGTTCCTGGACCGGGCGGGGAACGGGGCACTGGAGGGGCTGCCGGTGGAGCTGCGCATCAAGTGGTCCCTGGTGCGCGAGCGGCGGCTGGACGAGCTGCTGGCGGTACTCGCCTTCGAACGGGCCAACGGGGCAGGCGTGTTCGCCGTGGAGGGACTGCCGGGGCGGCGGAGGGCGGTGTACCCCGGCGTGCGTGGCGCGAGCGCCCGGCTCGCACGTACGGACATCCCGGCGGTGGCCCGGCTGCTGGAGGCACGCTGGGGCGCGGACGGGAAGCTGCGGCTGCGCGGGTACGCGTATCTGCGCAACCTCCCGGCCGGGTCGGCGCGGCAGCGGGTCACGGTGGGGATGGTCCGGGCGGCGGGCGGGGGCCGTCAGGTGCGCGCGGTGCCGACGCGGTCCGTGCGTGAGCCCGAGGCGACGGTGAACTCCGGTCAAGAGCTGCACAGTTACGACCACGCGGGCTTCGAGATGGTCCTCGACCCGGACCGGCTGCCCGCGACGGCGGACGGCGGCTGGCTGGTCGGCCTGGTGCTCGCCGGGCGCGGGACGGTCCGCCGGGTTGCGGTGCGCGCCCCGGACGCGGGCGCGGACCAACCGCTGGTGCACGACCTGGGCGACGGGCGGCGGGCGGTGCTCGACTACCGGGGCGGCCGGCTGCGGCTGACGGTGTCGCGGCTGCGGGCACTGGCGGAGGCACACGGTGCGGTGGAGGCACACGGTTCGGCGGAGGGGGCGGGCACGCTGGAGCTCGTCGTCCGGGTCTTCGGCGGAGCGGCCTCCCCCACGGCTCTGCTGCTGGCACGCGAGGGGGCCGAGGAGCGTTCCTTCCCGGTGGAGTGCGGGGCGGATGGAGTGGCTGCGGCGGCTGGGGCCGGCGGGAGGTTCACGGTACGCATCCCGCTCGCCGGACTCGCCGCCGTACCGCCCGCCCCGCACCGCGCGCCGCGCGAGGTCGAGGCGGAGACCGGGGCGCGCTGGCGGGCCCGGCTGCTGCTCGCCGACGGCACCCGCGTGCCGCTGCCCGCCGCCCCGGACCTGCCGCCGCCCGCGTGCGCGGACGCGGCGGGGAACCTGGTGCTGGATACGGCGGGGGTGCCGGTCGCGGACCGGGTGGAGGTGGTGGGTGATGCGCGGGGAGCGGTGGTAGGTGGTGCGCGAGGAGCGATGCCCGACGTGTCAAGGGCGGTGCGCGTCTCGGGGACGTACGGCGGCGTCCACGGCACCGGCCCCGCCCGTCTCCTCCTCTGCCACGAGACGCTGCACGAGACGGTCCCGGTCGCGGAGGCGGCCGTGGACCGCGCGACGGGCCGGTTCTCCGCGCTGATCGTCCCGCCGCTCCCCGAGGGCCGCTGGGGCCTCCGGCTGGACGGTCACCCCGTGCGCGTCCTCACCTCGCTCGCCGCGCGCCTCCCGCGCGGTGACGGGGCTCTCGCCCCGGAGCGGCGCCACGGCGACCGGCTGACCGTCGTCGCGGGCCCCGCGCTCCCGGTCGCCGAGCGGAGCGCGTACGGCAGGCGGCTTCTGCGCGCCGCGCGCTACCGCGACCGGCGCACCTCGCCCCTCCGCGACACCGTCCTCTACGCGGGCGGCGACTCCCCGCGCGCTGTCCACGCCGAGCTGGTGCGCCGGGGCACGGACGCCGAGCACCTGTGGGTCACCGGGACCGCGCCCGGCCGCATCACGCACGTCCCGCCGGGCGCGACCGCCGTCCCCGTGCACAGCCCCGCCTGGTACGAGGCGCTGGCGCGCTCCCGCCGGATCGTCACGGACGAACAGCTGCCCGCGTGGTTCGAGCGGCGCGCGGGGCAGACCGTCGTCCAGACCTGGCACGGCACCCCGCTCGGCCGCTTCGGCACCGGCCTGGCGGACACCCTGTACGCCGACCACCAGTATCTCGCCACCCTGGCGCACCGTTCGGCCCAGTGGTCGGTGCTGGTCTCCCCCAGCCGCTTCGCCACCCCGTGGCTGCGCCGGTCGCTCGCGTACGGGGGCGAGGTGCTGGAGGCCGGTTCGCCCGCCAACGACGTGCTGTTCCCGCCGGACCGGGACAAGGCCGCCGAGGAGGTACGGCGGGAACTCGGCATCCCGGCCGAGCACCGCGTCGTGCTGTACGCCCCGACCTACCGCGACCAGCTGGCCCACCCCTCCTCCGCGTCGCCCGACCGCACGGCCCCCGGCCCGTACCGCTGGGACCCGGCGCTCGACCCGCACGCCCTGGCGCGGGCACTCGGCCCCGGGCACACCGTGCTGGTCCGCCGGCACCCCCGGGTCACCGGCGCCGCACAGGACGGGCCCGGCGTGCTCGACGTCTCCGGGCACCCGGGGGCCGCCGGGCCGCTCCTCGTCGCCGACGTCCTGGTCACGGACTACGCGGGGCTGATGTTCGACTTCGCCCTGACGGGCCGCCCGATGCTCTTCCACGCGTACGACCTGGAGCACTACCGGGACACGGTGCGCGGGTTCTGCCTGGACTTCGAGACCCGGGCTCCCGGGCCGCTGCTGGTCACGACGGACGAGGTGGCGCAGGCGCTGCGCGACACCGGGTCGCTGGCAGCCCGGCACGCCGACGCGTACGAGAGCTTCCGCCGCGACTACTGCGACCTGGACGACGGGGGCGCGGCGGCCAGGGTGGCGGACCGGCTGCTGGCGGACTGAGGGCCGTCCCGTCATCCCTGGTGGATCACAGCCCTTAGACACCTCTCGTCGGGAACCGGCACCCGGAATCCCCCGGACGAGTGGCGGCGGGGAGAGCGGGGCCGCCGCACGGAACCCATCAGATGTGTCCCTCTCCCCCACGACCTCCGTCCCGTCCGACCTCCCGCCCTCCGCCGCGCCCGACGGTGACGCCGCGGCCCGGCCTCCCGTGTGGCTTTCGCCGTATCTGCTGCTGGGCGGTCTGCTGTGGGCCGTGCTGTCGGCCGCCGCCTGGCAGGCGCCGCTGTGCTGCGAGGCGGGGCTCCAGGCGGCGGTCGTCGAACGGCTGCGGGTGAACCTGCTGCACCCGGCGTTCCCGATGACGGACCTGCCCGCGGTGGCGAGCTCGCACTACTCCCCGTACGCGCTCGTCCAGGGGCTGGCCGCCCGCGCCGCCGGATTCTCCGGGGCGTCCGTCGTGGCGCTGGCCGCCTCGGTCAACCTGCTGCTCCTGCTCACCGGGATCGGGCGGCTCACCCGGCTGCTGACACCGAACCGCTGGGTGCCGGTCCTCCTGCTGGTGCCGTTGGCCCTGATCCACTGGGCGGACCCGGCCCGGTGGAGCGCGCCGGGCACGTTCGCGGTCGCGGTCACCCTGCACCTGTGGGCGTGGACCGGTCGCACGGCGGCCCGCGTTCCCCGCCCGGGCGCCCCGAAACCGGGCCGGGTACCCCGGTGGGCCGAGGCGGCGGGCATCGGCGTACTGCTCGGGCTCGTGCTGCTGGTCCACCCCCCGACGGCGATCGGCGCGGCACTGGGGTGCGTCGCCCTGATCGCGGTCCGGACGCGGACCCGGGTCCGGCCGACCCTGCGGCGGTGGGCGTTCACGGCGGTGTGCGCGGTGGCCGTGGCGTCGCTGTGGCCGTACTACAACGGGCTCACCGCCCCGCGCACCCCGCCCGGCGGCCGGACCACGTCCCCGCCGGAGGCCGAGGGGGTGCGGGCGGCCGGGGAACCGTACTCCTGGGCGACCGCGTACGTCCCGGCGGGCGAGGTGGTCCTGACGGACAGCCGCCCCGCGATGTACGCGCTGGCCGGGCACGGGGCGTACGTACTGGCCGACGCGCTGCCGGACGCGGGGCTCGCGGCCGCGGAGCGGCGCGAGCGGAGCGGGGCGGTGGCCGCGTACCTGGACGCGTCGACCCCGCAGGCCCGGCGGGACCGGATCACCGCCCGGTACGGCGTGCGGTGGCTGCTGCTGACCCGCTTCCAGCGGCTGCCGGAGAACGCGACGGTGCTGGCGTTCAGTACGCGCACGGGCGAGGTGCTGGCGCGGGTACCGGGGCGCTGAAGGCCGGCCTTTGGCCGCCTCGGCGGTCGCCCCACCTCAGGTCCGCTTCTAGGCGGCGATCGCCGGGAAGCTCCCCGGTCTCCGCTCAGGCCTGCTTCAGCACTCATTTCTGCTTCAACGCTCAGGCCTGCTTCACCTTCGGCCTGCTTCAGCGCTCAGGCCTGCTTCAGCGCGGCGACCGCCGAGGCGGCCAGGTCGTCCAGGTAGCCCTTGGGGAGCTCGCCGCGGACGACGACAAGCCGCCAGTAGAGCGGCCCGACGATGAGGTCGAGCGCCCGGTCCGGATCGCTGCCCTCGGGCAGTTCGCCCCGGGCCACCGCCTCCCGCACGACGACGGCGGCGATGCCCTGCTGCTGGTCCAGCAGGGCGGCCTTGATCGTCTCGGAGATCTCCGGATTGCGGGCCGCCTCGACCAGCAGGTCCGGGATGACCTGCGAGGCGACCGGGTGGCGCAGGGCGTAGGCGGCCAGTTCGAGGACGGCGCGCACATCCCCGTACAGCGAACCGGTGGCCGGGGCGGGCATCCCCTGCGCGGCGACGGCCGCGACCAGGTCGAGGACGAGGGCGAGCTTGGACTTCCAGCGGCGGTAGACGGCGGTCTTGCCGACCCCGGCGCGCCGCGCGATGCCCTCGATGGACATCCGGGCGAACCCCACCGCCGCGAGCTCCTCGAAGACGGCGGCGCGGATGGCATCCGTCACGTCCTCGCGCAGGACGGCGGCGCCCGCGGGGGCTCGGCGGCGGGTTCCCCGTTCGGTGGTCATGGCCCGCATGATAGTCGGCCACGACGAAACGGTTGCGTTGCGACGTAAGGACGTCCTACTCTCGACGTTACGACGATACGGTCCCGTCCCAACGATGGCGTCCCTACGGGACCGTGCCGTTCCGCTCCTTTCCGCCCCTCCCGCTTCCGTCGAAAGTGATCGTTCGTGGCAAGCCAGACAGCAGCCCCGCCACCTCGGGTGAGCGCCCCCGTCCACGCCCCCGGTGAGCTGGCCGCCCTGGCCGCCCGGCACGGCCTGACGGTCAGCGGGGCGCGGCCGTCGCTGCCCGCGTACGTCCGGCAGCTCTGGGGGCGGCGGCACTTCATCGCCGCGTTCGCGACGGCCAAGCTGACGGCCCAGTACAGCCAGGCGAAGCTGGGCCAGATCTGGCAGATCATGACGCCGCTGCTGAACGCGACGGTCTACTACTTCATCTTCGGCGTCCTGATGGACACCAAGCGCGGGGTGGAGGACTTCGTCCCGTTCCTGGTCACGGGGGTCTTCATCTGGACCTTCACCAGCAGTTCGATCACGGCGGGCACCCGGGCGATCAGCGGCAACATCGGGCTGGTGCGGGCCCTGCACTTCCCGCGCGCCTCGCTGCCGGTGGCGCTCGCGCTGCAACAGTTGCAGCAGCTGCTGTTCTCGCTGGGCGCGCTGGCCCTGATCCTGCTGGTGTTCGGCCAGTACCCGCGCCCGTCCTGGCTGCTCGCCGTCCCGGCGCTCGCCCTCCAGGCGCTGTTCAACACCGGGGTGTCGATGGCCGTGGCCCGGCTGACGGCGAAGACCCCGGACATCGCGCAGCTGACGCCGTTCGTGCTGCGGACCTGGATGTACTCCTCCGGCGTGATGTGGAGCCTGGACCACCTGCTCGCCGGCGACCGGGTGCCGCACGCGGTGATGGTGCTGCTGGAGTACAACCCGGCGGCGCTCTACATCAACCTCATGCGGTACACGCTCATCGACAGCTACAGCGCGACGCAGCTGCCGCCGTATGCGTGGGCGGCCGCGGCCGGCTGGGCGCTGCTGTGCGGCGTGGCGGGATTCGTGTACTTCTGGAAGGCAGAGGAGACGTACGGACGTGGCTGAGCTCAAGGTTTCCGCAGACCCGGGCGTCCCCACCGTCGTGGTGGACGACGTCCACATCACGTACACGGTCAACGGCGCCCGTACGGGCAGGGGAAGCGCGACCTCGGCGCTCAGTCGGCTCACCTCGCGCCGCCGCACCCCCGGCGCACGCCAGGTGCACGCCGTGAAAGGGGTGAGCTTCGCCGCGTACAGGGGCGAGGCGATCGGTCTGATCGGCTCCAACGGCTCCGGCAAGTCGACGCTGCTCAAGGCGATCGCGGGGCTGCTCCCGCCGAGCCGGGGCAAGGTCCACACCCAGGGGCAGCCCTCGCTGCTCGGGGTGAACGCGGCCCTGATGGGCGACCTGACCGGCGAGCGCAATGTGGTGCTGGGCGGGCTCGCGATGGGGATGACGCGCGAGCAGATCCGCGAACGCTACGACGAGATCGTCGACTTCTCCGGCATCAACGAGAAGGGCGACTTCATCACGCTGCCCATGCGCACGTACTCCTCCGGCATGGGCGCACGGCTCCGCTTCTCCATCGCGGCCGCCAAGAGCCACGACGTACTGCTGATCGACGAGGCGCTGTCCACGGGCGACGCGAAGTTCCAGCGCCGCAGCAAGGACCGGATCAAGGAGCTGCGCGCCGAGGCGGGCACGGTCTTCCTGGTCAGCCACAGCAACAAGTCGATCACCGAAACCTGCGACCGGGCCCTGTGGCTGGAGGCGGGCACGCTGAGGATGGACGGCCCGGCGAAGGAAGTGGTAGCGGCATACGAGGCGTTCACGAACCGCAAGTAGCCGTCGGACCAGCCCGGCCGATTCCTCCTGACGCGACCCCGGGCCGTCCAGCCGCATCCGGCCCCGTCCGGCGTCCGGGGGCGAAGCCTCAGCCGGGGGCGCGCGTCATCTTCTCGACCCGCCCGCACGCATCCGGCCCGTCCGGCGCTTGAGGGTACCTTTCAGCCGGCACCCTTCAGCCCGTCGAGCCTCACGCCGAGGGGGCCGGCGCCCCTGACAGGCACCGGCCCCCTCACCCCCGTACGGCAGCGCCTAGGCGTGCGTACGCAGCAACGTCCGCATCGTCCGCATGGCCACCGACAGATTCGCCAGGTCGAACGCGTCCGAGCCCTGGATCTCCTCCAGCGTCGACCGCGACCGCGCCAGGATCGCCGCGTTCTTCTCCTCCCACGCCCGGAACCGCTCCTCCGGGGTGGACGTCCCGTTGCCCACGCTCAGCACGTCCGCCGTGAGCGCCGCGTGCGCCGCGTACAGGTCCTCGCGGATGGAGGCACGGGCCATGGACTGCCAGCGGTCGGCCCGCGGCAGCTCGATGATCCGGTCCATCAGCTGGGTGATCCGCAGCCGGTCCGCGAGGTCGTAGTACACCTCGGCGACCTCCAGCGGCTCCTTGCCCGTACGGTCGGCGATGGCGACGATGTCCAGCGCCGGGAAGGCGGACGAGAACCCGGCCACTCGCGCCGCCAGCTCGTCCGGGACCCCGGCGGCCGTCAGCTCGTCCAGGATCGAGTGGTACCAATCCAGGTCCGCGCCCCTGACCAGCTTGGGCAGCTCGTTCCAGACCCGCTCGACGCCGTCCCGGAACATCTCGATGGTCTCGGCGATGGCGACGGGCTGCGGCCGGTTGCCCAGCAGCCAGCGCGAACCGCGCTCGACCAGGCGCCGCGAGTGCAGCCGGATACGGGTCTGGACGTCTGCGGCGACCTTGTTGTCGAGCGCCTCGACGGCGTCCCACACCTGGGAGAGCCCGAAGATCTCGCGGGCCGTGAACTGGGCCCGCACGATCTCCTCGATCGACGCCCCGGTCTCCTCCCGCAGCCGGTGCAGGAAGGTCGAACCCGCGGTGTTGACCGTGTCGTTGACCAGGACCGTCGTGATGATCTCGCGGCGCAGCGCGTGCCCGTCGACCGCCTCGGGGAACCGCTCGCGCAGCTTGCTGGGGAAGTAGGCGTGCACCAGCTTCTGAAGGTGCGGGTCGTCCGGGAGGACGGTGGAGATCAGCTCGTCGGCCGCCGTGATCTTGGTGTAGGCGAGCAGGACCGCCAGCTCGGGCTGGCTGAGCCCCTTGCCGTTGCTCAGCAGCTCGCGGATGTGCCGGTCGGCGGGCAGGAACTCCAGCGCCCGGTCCAGAGCACCGTCGCGCTCCAGTCGACGCATGAAGCGCTGCTGGGCGTGGAGCAGGGACGGGGCCTGGGCACAGGCGTTGGAGAGCGCGACGTTCTGCGCGTAGTTGTTGCGCAGGACGAGCGCGCCGACCTCGTCGGTCATGTCGGCGAGCAGCTTGTTGCGCTGCTTGACGGTCAGGTCGCCGTCCCGGACGAGGCCGTTGAGCAGGATCTTGATGTTCACCTCGTGGTCTGAGGTGTCCACCCCGGCGCTGTTGTCGATCGCGTCGGTGTTGATCCGGCCGCCGTTGCGGGCGAACTCGATACGGCCGAGCTGGGTGGCACCGAGGTTGCCGCCCTCGCCGACGACCTTGGCCCGCAGGTCCTGGCCGTTGACGCGGATCGCGTCGTTGGCCTTGTCGCCGACGTCGGCGTTCGACTCGGAGACGGCCTTGACGTACGTGCCGATGCCGCCGTTCCACAGCAGGTCGACGGGGGCCTTGAGAATGGCCCGCATCAGGTCGGCCGGTGTCATCTTGCTCACCGACGCGTCGATGCCGAGCGCCTCGCGGATGTGGTTGTTCAGCGGGATCGACTTGGCGCTGCGCGGGTGGATTCCGCCGCCCGCGGAGAGCAGCTCGGTGTCGTAGTCGGCCCAGGAGCTGCGCGGCAGCTCGAACAGGCGGCGCCGCTCGGCGTACGAGGTCGCGGAGTCCGGGTTCGGGTCGATGAAGATGTGCCGGTGGTCGAAGGCGGCGACCAGGCGGATGTGCTCGGAGAGCAGCATGCCGTTGCCGAACACGTCGCCGGACATGTCCCCGACGCCGACGACGGTGAAGTCCTGGGTCTGGGTGTCGTGGCCCAGCTCCCGGAAGTGCCGCTTGACGGACTCCCAGGCGCCCCGGGCGGTGATGCCCATGCCCTTGTGGTCGTAGCCGGCCGAACCGCCGGAGGCGAACGCGTCACCGAGCCAGAAGCCGTACGCGACGGCGACCTCGTTGGCGATGTCGGAGAAGCTCGCGGTGCCCTTGTCCGCGGCGACGACGAGGTAGGTGTCGTCCTCGTCGTGGCGGACGACGTCGGCGGGCGGCACGACCTCCCCGGCGACCATGTTGTCGGTGATGTCGAGCAGCGCGGAGATGAACGTGCGGTAGGCGGCGATCCCCTCGGCGAACCAGGCGTCCCGGTCGACGGACGGGTCCGGGAGCTGCTTGGCGACGAAGCCGCCCTTGGCACCGACGGGCACGATGACGGTGTTCTTCACCATCTGCGCCTTGACCAGACCGAGGACCTCCGTGCGGAAGTCCTCCCGCCGGTCCGACCAGCGCAGACCACCGCGGGCGACCTTGCCGAAGCGCAGGTGGACGCCCTCCACCCGGGGCGAGTAGACCCAGATCTCGTACGCCGGGCGGGGCGCGGGCAGGTCCGGAATGGCCTGCGGGTCGAACTTCATCGAGACGTAGGAGTGCGGCGTGCCGTCCTCCGTGTGCTGGAAGAAGTTGGTGCGCAGGGTGGCCTTGATGACGGTGAGGAAGGACCGCAGGATGCGGTCCTCGTCCAGCGAGGCGACCTGGTCGAGGGCCCCGTCGAGCTCTTCGAGGAGGCCGTCGGTCAGCTCCGTGCCCGCGCTCTGGCGGCCGGGCGACATACGGGCCTCGAAGAGCGAGACGAGCAGCCGGGTGGTGTGGACGTTGTTGCGGAGCGTGGACTCCATGTAGTCCTGGCTGAAGGTCGAACCGGCCTGCCGCAGGTACTTCGCGTAGGCGCGCAGGACCATGGCCTGGCGCCAGTTCAGCCCGGCGCCGAGGACCAGCGCGTTGAAGCCGTCGTTCTCCGCCTCGCCCTTCCAGACGGCGGCGAAGGCCTCCTGGAAGCGGGTGCGGGCGTCATCGGCGAGGTAGCCGCCACTGCCGTTGACCAGGGGCATCCGCAGCCCGAAGTCGTAGATCCAGGCGTGGGTACGGTCCGCGCAGCGCAGCTCGTACGGGCGCTCGTCGACGACCTCGACGCCGAGCTGCTGGAGCGCGGGGAGGACGGCGGAGAGGGAGACCTGCTCACCCGTGCGGTAGATCTTGAAGCGGCGCTCGCCGGGGCCCGCGCCGACCGGCTCGTACAGGCTGAGGGCGAAGTCCTTCTCGCCCTCCTTGAGGGTCTCCAGGTGGACCAGGTCGGACACGGCGGCGCGCGGCGAGTGGTCGGCCTTGTAGCCCTCGGGGAAGGAGTGGCCGTACAGGCGCAGCAGCTCGGCTGCGCGCTCCTCGCCCAGCTCGGCGGTGAGGGCCTCCTGGAAGCCGTCGGCCCAGGAGCGGGCGGCCTCGACGAGGCGGGCTTCGATGCGGTCGGCGT
Encoded here:
- a CDS encoding NAD-glutamate dehydrogenase, with amino-acid sequence MQTKLDEAKAELLARAAQVADNSPGGGVGGPGGTPRVRVAAAGADEDARPGRDTVLAYLQRYYLHTAPEDLSGRDPVDVYGAAASHYRLAENRPQGTANVRVHTPTVEENGWTCSHSVVEVVTDDMPFLVDSVTNELSRQGRGIHVVIHPQVTVRRDVTGKLIEVLSGGPGTPKAFPAPQGTRSAQEKAKDGGAELPHDALVESWIHVEIDRETDRADLQQITADLLRVLSDVRETVEDWGKMRDAALRIADDLPGEPLDDLADEEVEEARELLRWLAADHFTFLGYREYELKDSDALAAVPGTGLGILRSDPQHSADEAHPVSPSFDRLPADVRAKAREHKLLVLTKANSRATVHRPSYLDYVGVKKFDAKGNVIGERRFLGLFSSAAYTESVRRVPVIRRKVAEVVEGAGFSYNSHDGRDLLQILETYPRDELFQTPVDQLRSIVTSVLYLQERRRLRLYLRQDEYGRYYSAIVYLPRDRYTTGVRLRLIDILKEELGGTSVDFTAWNTESILSRLHFVIRVPAGSELPHLTDADADRIEARLVEAARSWADGFQEALTAELGEERAAELLRLYGHSFPEGYKADHSPRAAVSDLVHLETLKEGEKDFALSLYEPVGAGPGERRFKIYRTGEQVSLSAVLPALQQLGVEVVDERPYELRCADRTHAWIYDFGLRMPLVNGSGGYLADDARTRFQEAFAAVWKGEAENDGFNALVLGAGLNWRQAMVLRAYAKYLRQAGSTFSQDYMESTLRNNVHTTRLLVSLFEARMSPGRQSAGTELTDGLLEELDGALDQVASLDEDRILRSFLTVIKATLRTNFFQHTEDGTPHSYVSMKFDPQAIPDLPAPRPAYEIWVYSPRVEGVHLRFGKVARGGLRWSDRREDFRTEVLGLVKAQMVKNTVIVPVGAKGGFVAKQLPDPSVDRDAWFAEGIAAYRTFISALLDITDNMVAGEVVPPADVVRHDEDDTYLVVAADKGTASFSDIANEVAVAYGFWLGDAFASGGSAGYDHKGMGITARGAWESVKRHFRELGHDTQTQDFTVVGVGDMSGDVFGNGMLLSEHIRLVAAFDHRHIFIDPNPDSATSYAERRRLFELPRSSWADYDTELLSAGGGIHPRSAKSIPLNNHIREALGIDASVSKMTPADLMRAILKAPVDLLWNGGIGTYVKAVSESNADVGDKANDAIRVNGQDLRAKVVGEGGNLGATQLGRIEFARNGGRINTDAIDNSAGVDTSDHEVNIKILLNGLVRDGDLTVKQRNKLLADMTDEVGALVLRNNYAQNVALSNACAQAPSLLHAQQRFMRRLERDGALDRALEFLPADRHIRELLSNGKGLSQPELAVLLAYTKITAADELISTVLPDDPHLQKLVHAYFPSKLRERFPEAVDGHALRREIITTVLVNDTVNTAGSTFLHRLREETGASIEEIVRAQFTAREIFGLSQVWDAVEALDNKVAADVQTRIRLHSRRLVERGSRWLLGNRPQPVAIAETIEMFRDGVERVWNELPKLVRGADLDWYHSILDELTAAGVPDELAARVAGFSSAFPALDIVAIADRTGKEPLEVAEVYYDLADRLRITQLMDRIIELPRADRWQSMARASIREDLYAAHAALTADVLSVGNGTSTPEERFRAWEEKNAAILARSRSTLEEIQGSDAFDLANLSVAMRTMRTLLRTHA